Proteins found in one Nostoc sp. NIES-3756 genomic segment:
- a CDS encoding DUF2171 domain-containing protein codes for MDISQIKEHLPVYAEGPGGLEGASDTHIGNIDAVEGNKYLKLTKFNAADGQHHWFPIDWVRAVDERAVYLNKTIDEVQEQLLTEEPTEA; via the coding sequence ATGGATATCTCACAGATTAAAGAACATTTACCTGTTTATGCAGAAGGCCCTGGTGGCTTAGAAGGAGCATCTGACACCCACATCGGCAATATTGACGCAGTGGAAGGAAATAAGTATCTAAAATTGACAAAATTTAATGCTGCTGATGGACAACATCATTGGTTTCCTATTGACTGGGTGAGAGCCGTTGATGAACGTGCTGTTTACCTTAACAAAACAATAGACGAAGTACAAGAACAATTGCTTACAG
- a CDS encoding hybrid sensor histidine kinase/response regulator, translating into MSVVENSKIDRILAVDDTRDNLILVQTILESEGYEIDLASDGISALQKVEESPPDLILLDVMMPGMDGYEVTRRIRNNPAINYIPILLITAFHESSVVEGLDAGADDFIRKPFDTDELLARVRSLLRLKHSLDEQRKMARQREDFVSRLTHDLRTPLVAADRMLDLFQQEAFCKISPEMKQAISVMIRSNQNLMQMVNTLLEVYRFEAGKKTLNYEACNLKEIAQEVVSELTTLTDEKGITLKLDSSHINHLEDKAGVVMGDALELRRVIYNLIANAIKFTDNGGIEIRFFESAPNWLIIEIEDTGYGIAPEDQITIFERFRQGRNKRSGSGLGLHLSSRIVEAHEGTISLTSEVGKGSIFTVKLPKNT; encoded by the coding sequence ATGTCTGTTGTGGAAAACTCTAAAATTGATCGGATTCTGGCTGTAGATGATACGAGAGACAATCTCATTTTGGTGCAAACAATTTTAGAAAGTGAAGGTTATGAGATTGATTTAGCCAGTGATGGCATTTCAGCGCTACAGAAAGTAGAGGAGTCTCCACCAGATTTAATCTTATTAGACGTAATGATGCCAGGAATGGATGGTTATGAAGTGACAAGACGCATCCGTAATAACCCAGCAATTAATTATATTCCCATTTTGTTAATTACAGCTTTTCACGAATCGAGTGTAGTGGAAGGTTTAGATGCAGGTGCAGATGATTTCATCCGTAAACCCTTTGATACAGATGAACTACTAGCGAGAGTGCGATCGCTCCTCCGCCTCAAGCACAGTTTAGACGAACAACGCAAAATGGCACGGCAAAGGGAAGACTTTGTTTCCCGCCTCACTCACGACTTACGCACACCCCTAGTTGCAGCCGATCGGATGTTGGACTTATTCCAACAAGAAGCCTTTTGCAAAATTTCCCCAGAAATGAAACAGGCGATTTCTGTAATGATTCGCAGCAACCAGAACTTAATGCAAATGGTTAACACCTTGCTAGAAGTTTATCGCTTTGAAGCAGGGAAGAAAACATTAAACTATGAAGCCTGTAACTTAAAGGAAATAGCGCAAGAAGTAGTGAGTGAACTCACCACTTTAACAGATGAAAAAGGCATAACCCTTAAACTAGATAGCAGTCATATAAATCATTTAGAAGACAAAGCTGGTGTAGTTATGGGTGATGCCTTAGAACTACGGCGGGTAATATATAACTTAATAGCAAACGCCATCAAGTTTACCGACAATGGCGGCATTGAAATTCGCTTTTTTGAATCTGCTCCCAATTGGCTCATTATAGAAATTGAAGATACAGGCTATGGCATTGCGCCAGAAGACCAAATAACTATTTTTGAGCGCTTCCGTCAAGGCAGAAATAAACGTTCAGGTAGTGGCTTAGGGCTGCATTTATCCAGCCGCATCGTTGAAGCCCACGAAGGTACAATTAGTCTAACTTCTGAGGTAGGTAAAGGTAGTATATTCACAGTTAAATTGCCCAAAAATACTTAA
- a CDS encoding ATP-binding response regulator, which produces MDETLKILVIDDDEVERMAVRRALDKAGVRIELSEVSDGHSAISALRNHNFDCAFLDYRLPDQDSLTLIQTLHSFNIKIPLVVLTSQGDEQVAVELMKAGAIDYLSKSRVSAETLAQILRHAIRLHRAEMQAAIAYQQLRESHEQLIRKNQELERQRQQIQIQNLKLLEASRLKSQFLATMSHELRTPMNAIIGFSQILLRPKFGSLTGQQTDMVERILNNGKHLLMLVNEVLDFSRLEEGELELKPELVDLTKIINTAVAEMRSLAEAKKLSLFVNFNLENPLVVNDPSRVKQILINLLSNAIKFTESGSIWVEAEELPGNRVAIAVKDTGIGIASKDFKHIFEAFRQVDQSITRKYPGTGLGLAIIDSLVQMMKGKIFLESELGVGSIFTIELPRQISLSNSSVPTSSVQRENKQRINSTQRLHQSPSQSNQSSNKYQNLKR; this is translated from the coding sequence ATGGACGAGACGCTGAAGATTTTGGTTATAGATGATGATGAAGTAGAACGCATGGCTGTACGTCGTGCCTTAGATAAAGCTGGGGTACGAATCGAACTCTCAGAAGTAAGTGATGGACATAGTGCAATTTCTGCTTTAAGAAATCATAATTTTGATTGTGCTTTTCTCGATTATCGTTTACCAGACCAAGACAGTTTAACTTTAATTCAAACACTACATTCATTCAATATTAAAATTCCTTTAGTCGTGTTAACTTCTCAAGGCGATGAACAAGTTGCCGTGGAGTTAATGAAAGCTGGTGCAATAGATTATCTCTCTAAATCTAGAGTTTCGGCAGAGACTTTAGCTCAGATTTTACGTCATGCAATTCGGCTTCATCGTGCGGAAATGCAGGCAGCTATCGCCTACCAACAGCTACGAGAAAGCCACGAACAACTAATCCGTAAAAATCAAGAATTAGAGAGACAACGGCAACAGATACAAATCCAAAATTTAAAATTATTAGAAGCATCACGGCTGAAATCTCAGTTTCTTGCTACCATGTCTCATGAGTTGCGGACACCAATGAATGCAATTATTGGTTTTTCGCAAATATTACTACGTCCTAAGTTTGGCAGCCTCACAGGTCAGCAAACTGACATGGTAGAAAGAATCTTGAATAATGGTAAGCATTTATTGATGCTAGTCAATGAAGTTCTAGACTTTTCCCGATTGGAAGAGGGAGAATTAGAACTAAAACCAGAGTTAGTTGATTTAACAAAAATAATTAATACTGCCGTTGCCGAAATGCGTTCTCTAGCAGAGGCAAAAAAGCTATCTTTGTTTGTAAACTTTAACTTAGAAAACCCATTAGTAGTAAATGATCCCAGTCGGGTTAAACAAATTTTAATAAATTTATTATCTAACGCTATTAAGTTCACAGAATCTGGTAGTATTTGGGTTGAGGCGGAAGAATTGCCAGGAAATCGAGTGGCGATCGCAGTCAAAGATACGGGTATTGGCATAGCATCTAAAGATTTTAAACATATCTTTGAAGCTTTCCGACAAGTTGATCAAAGCATCACTCGTAAATATCCGGGGACAGGTTTAGGGTTAGCCATCATTGACTCACTTGTGCAAATGATGAAGGGGAAAATCTTTTTAGAAAGTGAATTAGGAGTAGGTTCAATATTTACAATCGAATTGCCTAGACAAATATCATTATCAAACTCATCTGTACCTACATCATCTGTACAGAGGGAAAATAAACAAAGGATTAATTCGACTCAACGCTTACATCAATCTCCGTCTCAATCCAATCAATCGTCAAACAAATATCAAAATCTCAAACGTTAA